The segment AAAGGGCATGCCCAGAAGCCTCAACAGCTCCCTGGCTTCCTCATCCGTCTTCGCCGTGGTCACAAAGATGACATCCAAACCGCGCACCTTGTCGACCTTATCGTAGTCGATCTCGGGGAAAATAAGTTGTTCCTTGATACCCATGGCGTAGTTGCCCCGGCCGTCGAAGGAGTTTGCCGACACGCCGCGGAAGTCGCGCACGCGGGGCAGGGCAATGGAAAATAGCTTATCCACAAATTCATACATCCGGCTGGATCTAAGGGTTACCTTAGCGCCAACGTTCATGCCCGTACGAACTTTGAAGTTTGCCACGGACTTCTTCGCCTTGGTGATCAGCGGCTTTTGGCCCGCGATCTGGGTCAGGTCCGC is part of the Gehongia tenuis genome and harbors:
- the rplE gene encoding 50S ribosomal protein L5, yielding MEQPRLKEKYLNEVVPALQQKFGYKNVNEIPKLDKVVLNMGLGDVKDNPKSLEAAVADLTQIAGQKPLITKAKKSVANFKVRTGMNVGAKVTLRSSRMYEFVDKLFSIALPRVRDFRGVSANSFDGRGNYAMGIKEQLIFPEIDYDKVDKVRGLDVIFVTTAKTDEEARELLRLLGMPFAQ